From Pseudovibrio sp. Tun.PSC04-5.I4, a single genomic window includes:
- a CDS encoding glycosyltransferase family 61 protein, translating into MRKAPKWRSWVPTSRKIRFSVQSALARAFPMLGYHFNHFPDNADLSLAPIELLKSFEERSARALPEEVQQFFRAHGALEQSRYPLPITPSGQNWLRIYELTDALVLSSTGSTVVKAQHRQIEAAAPNTMRFARLKDLSIQTPLINMLGLSSGYRHYYHFLCDVAFPLLYMLEAFEPRTFPLTILVRKDLPEFQREFYTHLAEDIPALTVEECGTNQRVHCKTLYHCTPAVNCEYRAPPSENAAAMVAAHYFSAYGIDQTEPPTKKLYIMRKNAKTRKILQEESLINQLQLRGFECVDPGDIGHKEQVNLFSKASIIVGTHGAGLTNILFSQANCKVFELFPADYIQSAYAWLSHMRGMSYTPIMGEKSGVHQHYSLSEQTVSDLLQSLDELELV; encoded by the coding sequence ATGCGCAAGGCTCCCAAATGGCGCAGCTGGGTGCCGACAAGTCGGAAAATTCGGTTTTCAGTTCAATCCGCACTCGCAAGAGCCTTCCCGATGCTTGGCTATCATTTCAATCATTTTCCAGACAATGCCGACCTGTCCCTAGCACCCATCGAATTACTGAAGTCTTTTGAAGAACGCAGTGCACGCGCACTACCGGAAGAAGTGCAACAGTTCTTTCGTGCCCACGGAGCGCTGGAACAAAGCCGCTATCCGTTGCCGATCACACCAAGCGGGCAAAACTGGTTGAGGATCTATGAGCTCACCGATGCTCTGGTGCTGAGCAGCACAGGCTCAACAGTGGTGAAGGCCCAACATCGCCAGATCGAGGCCGCTGCACCCAACACCATGCGGTTTGCGCGCCTGAAGGATTTGTCTATTCAAACGCCTCTGATAAACATGTTGGGCCTGTCCTCCGGCTACCGGCACTACTATCACTTCCTGTGTGATGTCGCATTTCCGCTGCTCTATATGCTGGAGGCGTTTGAGCCACGCACCTTTCCGCTGACTATTTTGGTGCGCAAAGACCTGCCGGAATTCCAAAGGGAGTTTTACACTCATCTGGCAGAGGATATCCCCGCGTTAACGGTTGAGGAGTGCGGAACCAATCAACGGGTGCATTGTAAAACACTGTACCATTGCACGCCGGCAGTGAATTGCGAATACCGCGCACCTCCAAGCGAGAATGCAGCGGCCATGGTTGCGGCACACTATTTTTCTGCCTATGGAATTGATCAGACAGAACCGCCAACAAAAAAACTCTACATAATGCGAAAAAACGCAAAAACACGCAAAATCTTGCAGGAAGAAAGCCTTATAAATCAATTGCAGTTGCGTGGGTTTGAATGCGTAGACCCCGGAGATATAGGCCATAAAGAACAGGTAAATCTGTTCAGCAAAGCCAGCATCATTGTGGGAACACACGGGGCAGGGTTGACGAACATCTTGTTTTCACAGGCAAATTGCAAAGTGTTCGAATTGTTCCCCGCAGATTACATCCAAAGCGCTTATGCATGGCTCTCGCACATGAGAGGTATGAGTTACACGCCGATCATGGGCGAAAAAAGCGGCGTTCACCAGCATTATTCCCTGTCAGAACAAACAGTTAGCGATCTCCTGCAAAGTTTGGATGAGTTAGAGTTGGTGTAA
- a CDS encoding alpha-1,2-fucosyltransferase yields the protein MSVVTQARKSASSRRSKPKPTLIMRVRGGIGNQLFQYAQGRKISEEVGLKLRFDRSEYDKHTNRSYTLNLFKTKGLTATEAELGMVLWPAQTFGPTVKLCRKIYPFYHRRYRREDELVQGTDAPSIRQSAYLDGYWQKWEIPFSILETLREEITLKKQMVLERLKLLQRINSGPSAALHVRYGDYSLTHNLQNFGLCSAGYYKGAMDFLRDNVPGVTFYVFSDSPERAREVVPRADNVVFVDPMQDEKDYEDLMVMASCDHIVTANSTFSWWAAFLNRNEEKHVIAPLKWFNNPRLDDSSLVPPHWKRL from the coding sequence ATGTCAGTAGTTACTCAAGCTCGGAAATCCGCGAGCTCCCGTAGGAGCAAACCAAAACCAACGCTTATCATGCGTGTTCGTGGCGGGATTGGAAACCAACTTTTCCAGTATGCGCAGGGTCGGAAAATCTCTGAGGAGGTCGGTCTTAAACTCAGGTTTGATCGGAGCGAATATGACAAGCACACGAACCGGAGTTACACACTTAACCTATTTAAAACAAAGGGACTAACGGCCACAGAAGCAGAACTTGGGATGGTGCTTTGGCCAGCGCAAACCTTTGGTCCAACTGTGAAGTTATGCCGTAAGATCTATCCGTTTTATCACCGTCGCTACAGGCGGGAAGATGAGTTGGTACAAGGGACGGATGCTCCCAGTATCAGGCAAAGCGCATATCTGGATGGGTATTGGCAAAAATGGGAGATTCCGTTCTCAATACTGGAAACCCTCCGCGAAGAAATTACGCTTAAAAAACAGATGGTTCTGGAGCGTTTAAAGTTATTGCAGAGAATCAACTCGGGCCCCTCAGCAGCTCTGCATGTTCGTTATGGCGATTATAGTCTGACCCATAATTTACAGAACTTTGGGTTGTGTTCGGCTGGCTACTACAAAGGGGCCATGGATTTTTTAAGAGATAACGTTCCCGGTGTTACGTTCTATGTATTTTCAGATAGTCCAGAACGTGCTCGCGAGGTAGTTCCGCGGGCGGATAACGTGGTTTTTGTTGACCCTATGCAAGACGAAAAAGATTATGAAGATCTTATGGTTATGGCATCTTGCGATCATATCGTCACCGCGAATAGTACCTTCAGCTGGTGGGCTGCTTTCCTCAACAGAAATGAAGAGAAACATGTCATTGCACCGTTGAAGTGGTTCAATAATCCTAGACTGGATGACAGTTCGCTTGTTCCACCGCATTGGAAACGGCTCTAA